The following nucleotide sequence is from Populus nigra chromosome 15, ddPopNigr1.1, whole genome shotgun sequence.
GCAAACAGGCAAGTAGTTTGGATTTATATGATATTCTCACTGTTTGATACTGACCAACAGAATCACTTTCCTTGTTATAAATTCTTCTAACTTATTTCTTCTCATTCTCCTGCTTTTACATTGGCTATAACTAAACTACACAAGTCAGTGCTTGGTATTCCATGTCATGTAACTTTCCCTGGTTTAACGGCATGGTAAAactcttttaatatttggggCAATGGTGTTTAAATGTGGTCTACAAATGCTGGAAATGACCTTAGAAAGTGAAAACGGGAAGAATAGGAGGAAAGAAATCCTGTGTTTTGGTTTGTTGTTTCTATGGTCTTATTGGTTTATGTTTTCCATGCCTTCCTTGCTCCTTTCCATCATATTTTTGTGAATAAACTTGGTGATTAATAATTCCTAACCAGGGAGTGGAAAGACTTATACCATGCAACCGCTGCCTCTCAAAGCATCCCAAGACATATTAGGATTGATGCGCCATACATATTGGAACCAAGGCTTTCAATTGTTTGTCAgtttctttgagatatatggaGGGAAACTATTTGATCTCCTCAATGATCGGAAGTAAGTTATTGAAGGTCATAGGTTTTGGGTTGgctaaaaatctaaatttatgttCAATCATCCAAACAGCTTCTTGGTTCTGCAGAAAGCTGTGCATGAGGGAGGATGGGAAACAACAGGTCTGCATTGTTGGTTTGCAAGAATACAGAGTTTCAGATGTTGAGGCAATTAGGGAGTTCATTGAGAAAGGAAATGCCACAAGAAGCACTGGCACAACTGGTGCAAATGAGGAATCCTCCCGATCACATGCTATACTTCAGCTTGCCATCAAGAAGTCAGCCAATGGTTCTGACTCAAAGCCTTCCCGATTAGTGGGAAAATTGTCTTTTATAGATCTTGCTGGAAGTGAGCGCGGTGCAGATACTACTGATAATGATAAACAGACAAGGTAGACCATGCTCTTACTGTCTTGTTTCTCTGAAACTGTCCTTATTTCAACTAGGCGTGGTTCCATTGGATGCCCAAACAGATCTTCTTGGTCACAAATTGCACCAAGTCAACAATTTgaccttcttttctttcttttacaaaTATGACTATTGTCTTAGCACCTTGATGTCAAAAAAACTCTCTGGGGTTCAATTAAACCACTAAATaatatttacctttttttttcagaatagaAGGTGCTGAAATTAATAAGAGCTTACTCGCCTTGAAAGAATGTATCAGAGCTCTTGACAGTGACCAGGGTCACATACCCTTCAGAGGCAGTAAGCTGACAGAAGTTCTCAGAGATTCATTTGTTGGTGACTCACGCACTGTTATGATATCATGTATTTCACCAAGTTCAGGATCATGTGAACACACTCTCAACACTCTAAGATATGCTGATAGGTATGGGGCTTTGTAACTGAAGTAGCTGTGAGGAAGTGAGCTCTTTCGTTTTGCTTGAATACCTCTGACAGACATTTATTTTCCAGGGTTAAGAGTCTATCAAAAGGGAACAACTCCAAGAGGGATCCATTGTCTTCTTCAAACCTTAGGGACTCGACTACCTTGCCCTTGACTTCATTTTCACCATCTGAACCAACTTTTGTTGATAGCGTAGCTGATTTTCCCAATGAAAAGGGCAGGTTTGGATGGTCAAGACCAACTGAGAGAGAAACATCTCCACCTTTTAACATGGACCGTGTTCCAAGCGGAAGGGCAGAGGGAAATTTATCTGCTTCTGTTCAAACAGATTATTACAAGGTCCAGAGTGGTGGTCAAAGTGGCATCATTGCTAATGATTGCAATTACACTGAGGAATCCTATGAACATGAAAAACCATCATGgatgaataataataagaaggtAGACACCTTCCAAAAATCAGCTTTGGAGGATAGACTGAGAACTGATGCTCTGATGAAACAGAGGGATGTCCTTGCAGTTCAGGCTAACAATTCTCATTCAGATGATGAACTTAATGTCCTGTTGAAGGCAAGTGCATTCTAGATATTCTATATTGTTTCTGAACAGTTGTTCAATTGCGAATTAAATTTTGCTGTGACTTCTTTATAGGAAGAGGAAGATCTTGTATCTGCGCACCGAAAACAAGTGGAGGAGACAATAGACATTGTTAGGGAGGTGAGTCATGATATCTTTTTGATGCATCAATTTCTCTGCCataataaaaactgaaataatCTTTCATATTTATGCAGGAGATGGACTTGCTTGCTGAAGCTGACCAACCAGGCAATCAACTTGATGAATATATCTCCAAGTTGAATGCCATTCTTTCACAGAAGGCTGCAGGAATCGTACAACTGCAGACCCGTTTGGCTCAATTCCAGAAACTTATGAATGAGTATAATGTTTTAGTATCATAATTGTCCACTTGATCAATATCAAAGAGTGCCAGGGATCAAATGCTAAGTCTGTGATTATTTGTTGTGATGGCTCTTCTTCACTTGTTGCGGTTTTGGTTTGATTATATTGTAACATAACCCAGTTACAAGGGGATAATGCTTTTTAGGGTTGGGGTGAGTGGTTGGATTGGAGCCTTGTTTCTTCCCTTAATAGCCAGCAGTGTTGTGGCTCGAGCTTGAACTGTGATGCACAAGTCTTTTatattagcattttttttaaagaaccgtgacattaaaatgtattttagcAAAAGATATCCTGTTTGGATTGCAAAGCTGTAATATAAACGCAGTTGATTGCTAGTATATTGTTTTTGATGGTTATTCTACATGGATCATGCTGGAATTGATGATTTGCTGTTCTCTGGAACTCTTCGTGAATGAATAATTCTACCGCTGCATTTCTATACTGTTGCTCCCAACAAATTGCTGGTTTTGAAGCTGCTTAGGCATGTGATGCTTGGACATGGCGGTCACTTCTGTATCTCTAGCTAAGAGAggtgattttattttcatcttcctTTGTTATTTTCCCAGTTTGGTTGCTTGATTTCTAGTAAACTTGTCTGACGACATTCTGGTAGATTATTAGCTCTTTCTTTTCGGCAACTGTCATTTCATTTGCTTATTGTCTATCTCTGCTGCCAAACTCGAGCAAACTAGGCTTTTGCTCATGATACAAGGTTCCTTTAACTTGGAGATTTTTTATACCTAATTAGCAACCCAGACGATGTGGTCCTCTGGTAGAAATAATGCCCTCGTAGACTCGAACTAGCCCATCTGAGTTGGATTGTTTAACACGGACAGGAAATGTAAATAATTGGTCTGGATTTCTGACCTTTTCAGTCGCTGATTGTTCAATGGTTGACGACATCTTTCCATCCTAGTTTCTTAAAAATAGTGAATGCGGCTGTTGGTgtaatttagaaattattaatttattattataaatcccAATAAACCTTCATTAGAAAAACTAAACTTAGTGGATATTGCAGCACCTAATAATTAACCAAAATATTGGATATTTCGACTCTTCAAAGCTTATATCATGGGAGTAGTAGCCTCTTCGGTTCCGCAAAAGGAACAAGACAAATACAAACATGAATAGCAAAACAATGATGATGGATCATAGAAACACCATTAGCAGCAGATAGCC
It contains:
- the LOC133674458 gene encoding kinesin-like protein KIN-13B, with product MNVVGRRQMPRSNSTTAHHHRQYSDNFLDSSRWLLQSSSQDFGHRSRSSSLRKIGDDQFSPGLFDLHSFDTDLLPELKPLNQAAAASRGENNNLTKSMSLDKERLNNNNNVAKIKVVVRKRPLNKKEIAKKEEDIITIESNSNSNSLTVHETKLKVDLTEYVEKHEFVFDAVLNEGVSNDEVYSQTVQPIVPLIFQRTKATCFAYGQTGNGKTYTMQPLPLKASQDILGLMRHTYWNQGFQLFVSFFEIYGGKLFDLLNDRKKLCMREDGKQQVCIVGLQEYRVSDVEAIREFIEKGNATRSTGTTGANEESSRSHAILQLAIKKSANGSDSKPSRLVGKLSFIDLAGSERGADTTDNDKQTRIEGAEINKSLLALKECIRALDSDQGHIPFRGSKLTEVLRDSFVGDSRTVMISCISPSSGSCEHTLNTLRYADRVKSLSKGNNSKRDPLSSSNLRDSTTLPLTSFSPSEPTFVDSVADFPNEKGRFGWSRPTERETSPPFNMDRVPSGRAEGNLSASVQTDYYKVQSGGQSGIIANDCNYTEESYEHEKPSWMNNNKKVDTFQKSALEDRLRTDALMKQRDVLAVQANNSHSDDELNVLLKAKEDLVSAHRKQVEETIDIVREEMDLLAEADQPGNQLDEYISKLNAILSQKAAGIVQLQTRLAQFQKLMNEYNVLVS